The DNA region TATTAATAATTTTGGTGTTATAACACCAGGTGGTGTTGGTTTTGATATAAATTGTGGGGTCAGGCTAACTACCTTTGCTATACACAAAGAAGAAATTAAGGATAAAATAGAAGAATTAGCTAAAAATCTATTTAAAAAAGTTCCATGCGGTGTTGGAGAGGGTGGAGAATTTAGATTAAATAAGAAAGAAATTAATGAAGTATTAGAAAATGGTGCATTGTGGGCAGTAAAAAAAGGATATGGTGATGTAACCGATTTGGAAAAAATTGAATCAGGTGGTAAATTATCTGGTTTTGACCCTAAAAATATATCAAATAGAGCTTATGAAAGGGGCTATGATCAAGTGGGAACCCTTGGCAGTGGGAACCATTTCTTGGAGATTGGATATATTGATGAAATTTATATGAAAGATATAGCAGAAAAATGGTCTTTAGAAAAGGGGATGGTAACACTTTTGATACATTCTGGTTCTAGAGGGTTTGGCCATCAGATATGTACAGATTATTTAAAAGTTTTTAATAATGCTATTAAAAAATATAATATTAAAGTTCCAGATAAACAACTTGCATGCGCCCCATATTATAGTGAGGAGTCAAAAAGATACCTTTCTGCATTGGCAGCAGCTGCAAATTTTGCATGGGCAAACAGAGAAGTCCTTGGGTTTTTAGCTATAGATGCAATATCAGAATTTTTAGGCATATCAATTGATAAATTGAAAGCTAATCTTATCTATGATGTAGCCCATAATATTGTTAAGATTGAAACCCATATGGTTGACAATAAAAATCTTCAACTAGCAGTTCATCGTAAAGGTGCAACAAGGGCTTTACCAATGGGTCACAAAGATCTACCTGAAATATACAAAAATACTGGTCAACCTGTAATAATACCAGGCGATATGGGTAGATATTCTTATATATTAGTTGGCTCAGCTGGTGCCTCTAAACTCTCTTTTAATTCAGCATGTCATGGTGCAGGTAGGGTTAAAAGTAGACGAAGGGCAGTAAATGATTCAAGAAATAGGGATATAGTGGGTGAGTTAAGACAAAAAGGTATTATTGTTATAGGCAAGGGTAAAAAGACAATCAAGGAAGAAATGCCAGATGCTTACAAAGATGTAAGTGAGGTTGTAGAGGTTGTAGACCACCTAGATATTGCAAAAAAGGTGGTAAAGATAAAGCCTTTAGCTGTAATAAAAGGATAATATTAAAAATATAATAAATAGTATAAAAACTATTATAGTTATATTGATTTCATTAACATAAAATTTGATTAAAGTTTATTTAATAAGATT from Deferribacterota bacterium includes:
- a CDS encoding RtcB family protein, with the protein product MGNVVENMKLKKISGYIYEIPRDNSLGMRVKGIVFATEGMLKSIIEEGSLTQVKNAATLPGIVYASIAMPDIHYGYGLPIGGVVATDINNFGVITPGGVGFDINCGVRLTTFAIHKEEIKDKIEELAKNLFKKVPCGVGEGGEFRLNKKEINEVLENGALWAVKKGYGDVTDLEKIESGGKLSGFDPKNISNRAYERGYDQVGTLGSGNHFLEIGYIDEIYMKDIAEKWSLEKGMVTLLIHSGSRGFGHQICTDYLKVFNNAIKKYNIKVPDKQLACAPYYSEESKRYLSALAAAANFAWANREVLGFLAIDAISEFLGISIDKLKANLIYDVAHNIVKIETHMVDNKNLQLAVHRKGATRALPMGHKDLPEIYKNTGQPVIIPGDMGRYSYILVGSAGASKLSFNSACHGAGRVKSRRRAVNDSRNRDIVGELRQKGIIVIGKGKKTIKEEMPDAYKDVSEVVEVVDHLDIAKKVVKIKPLAVIKG